Genomic window (Arachis hypogaea cultivar Tifrunner chromosome 13, arahy.Tifrunner.gnm2.J5K5, whole genome shotgun sequence):
AATGTAGATCACTAAATGTTTAActtcttcaaaaatcaaagaCCTATAAATAAGTTACCTCCATAAGTAGACGCAGTTGATGCACGTGATCTCTGCCAGGGAACAATGGTTTTCGATCCATCAGTTCCATGAAGATACAACCAACAGACCATACATCAATTGCTGCGGTATAATCGGAAGAGTTTAACAGAAGCTCTGGTGCTCGGTACCATCTTGTAACAACATATTCAGTCATGAAATCAGTCTCAGAGGTGACACGGGCCAGTCCAAAATCACAAATTTTTAAGTCGCAGTTGGCATTCAGGAGAAGGTTGCTAGGTTTCAAGTCCCTATGCAAAACATTTGCTGAATGTATGTACTTCAAACCACGGAGGATTTGATACAGAAAGTACTGCAGAAATGAAAATCTTGGTGATGAAAGTTGATATAGGATGAAGGTGAGAGAGGGAACAAGGagatattatttaaagaaattccAATTTTCTCTTGGCATTAAAATGTGTACCTGACAGTGCTCCTCTGACAATGCTTGATTCGAGCGAATGATTTGGTGAAGATCAGTGTCCATCAACTCATAGGCAATGTAAACATCATTGAATGCCTCCCTCTGAGGTGGTGGCACTATATCCCTTATTGCAACCACCTGAAAAACAATCGCAACGcataaagaataaaagaaatattCATAATGCTAATTCTAAAATTATGTGAAATTTCCACTCATGAGGTTATCTGGTCACCCCCTTTCACCACCTCCTTTCCAGACACCTCCTTCCCGGATATATACGACAACCTATTTCAAACAGGGCTTTAAATCAAACAAGATTTAAACCACACGTGCTTTCGTTGTTACCGGAACCACAACTCGACAAATGTTGGTAATCATGCAGTAAATGCGACATTCTTAACTGAATATCTAGAAAGCACATTGTTGTCACCTGGTGCCGCACGAGCAACAAATTAAATGAGAAACGCTTGTGTACATTCATTAAGACAGGGTAGTTATGGAAAGTAACGACACCGTGTTTGAGGATAAAACTCTAAGCTGTTCAATGATAACTACAGGATATCAAACAAGAACCCGAATCAACCAATTTGGATAAAATTCTGTCGTTTACTTGTAGCCATTACCCATTAAGAGTTATTATAACTAACTAGTAGCCATTTTTGAAAACATGGTCATCAATGATTTTACTACTAGTAATCTAAATACCAGCAATGAAAATGATGATGTATAAACCAATTGGATCTTTCATCTTTAGTTACACATCCAGTAAGAAAAGTTGTTCTGTGAATAGCTTCAACAAGTGAAAAATTCAAAGCATCAAGTCCAGAACACATTAAGCAAGATCTAATCGACAAGCAAATCTCAGCTGAATCTCAAACCCGAAACATACACACCCACACCAAACAACAAACAATAAAGGGGATTCATGTAAATTCACAGATGAAAAATAAAACTATCATTCACTCACGTTTTCATGATCCATGTGACGAAGCAGCTTGATTTCACGGAGGGTCCTCTTGGCGTCAATCTTGTTGTCAAATGCATTGGCAATCTTCTTAATGGCAACATGCTCATTCGTCTCCGAATTTAGAGCGGAACTACATACATATTACATTCACATTAACAAAACCCCGTGACACAGAAATGGAAAGAAAAGatcagatttttaatttttccgaTTTCCATTCCGAACCCAATAAGAAAGACCAATTTTTTATGGAAGGAAAGGAACAAATCAACACAAAAACGCAAACTTTAAGGGTTGGATTTGCTTACCAAACGATGCCATAAGCGCCTTTTCCGATGGGCATAATGGGGGGTTTGTATTTGGCGGTGACTTCGAATATGTTCCCAAATATGTTGTATTGGATGAACCTACCGCCGTGGCTCAGCGTCGCCGGAATATTCTCCACACCCGTGGGCGCTGCCGGCTGCTGGTGCTGCTGTTGATGGTCCTGCGGCGGAGGCGCCGCGTCGGACATGACAGCGTCAGCAGGTGGGGCAGCTCCTCCTTCCATTCctgtctttctctctcttctctttctctctctctatttaGCTTCTCCTTCTTCTCTGCTATGCCTATAAATGGGGTTTTGGTTTTTTGAGACAACAGAAAACAAAACCAAAATAAGGGTTAATAGGTAATATCCCTTATGAAATGAATTGGTATATATGTATAACATATATATTAAGTATATACAAAGAATAAATGTAAAAATGGAATATGATAATATTAATATGTATTGGATTTTGATGAATATATACCGAGGATGATGCAACTGCACTTATAAAGATTGGGAGTTTGGTGTGAGAAGAAACCTGATTTTctgtcttgttttgtgtttttggtCAAACAGATCTGTgatttatctctctctctctctctctctctctctctctctctctctctctctctctctctctctctctctcatatacCTTCGCCAACCTGTGTCATTTTTCTTATGTGTGATCTGCCCAAAGTTCTTCTTTTTATTGTAACGCATTGCTTAGTCCATGTAACACTTCACTAATATTGTGATAGATTTTTAGCTTAATATATTTATGATGTgcattcaaaatgaaaaggaaaacATTGAAGGAGCATTTTTTTTTCCACTGAAGTTTATATGGTGTTTGTAATAAATGAGCAGGAACTTGTATATTTGGTTTactaaattagaataaaattttaaaatattattaaatacaaATAAGATAATTAGATAAATATGCCGGAAATATAAATCTGCTAAATATGGCTATCTTGATTTATATGTAGATTCTAAACTTTAATGACTTACTAAAATGAGCAGGAACTTGcatatttggtttttttttttgtgactacttGCATATTTGgtttattaaaatagaataaaattttaaaatattatttaatacaaATAAGATAATTAGATAAATATACCCGAAATATAAATCTACTAAATATGGCTATCTTGATTTATATGCAGATTCTAAACTTTACTGgcttactaaaaaaaatatcttattgcTTACCCAAAAGACACCTTACTAACCGTATTAAATTGTACTTCCTAGTACATTAAAAGGACAATTGCTTTGTAGTAGTTAACATAGTAAATacgtatcttttttttttccttttcttttcttttaagttAGATAAGTACGAATCATAATTGAACGCCATTAATATCCAAAATACTGTACTAAAAtagtaaacttaaaaaaaaataaaaaatagacatCTAATGTTTCATGTAGTTTatgtctgttttttttttaaatgcatgaAGAGAATATTATTGGCTTTGATTTACTTCATTTTGCAACATATTTGTTGGCTTCAATTAAATTAGCCATACATAAAATTAAGTACATTGCATTAATAATAGTGATGTTTTATGTATAAGTATTTTTGATAATTTAAGTCTAATTAAATTggtataaatttagaaaaaaaaaatacaaaagcacACGTTCATCACGTGgtttttgttgtaaaataaataattaaaaaatatatagtaaatataaaataaaaaagtgtaaATAGAAAGTTCTAATATTATTATTCaccataattaattattttaatataataaaaataattcatatatatatatatatatatatatatatatatatatatatatatatatatatatatatatatatatattactaatatgtgtagtaaattatatataatagagaAAGAAGAATGCGTGGCAATATAAAAGAGAGGAAGAATTGTTATTGGTTTTTTTGTGTATCCGTATTATCACAAATCcatgttctatttatacttgtCCAAGATTCCCCTTTTCAAATTACATTAATATAAAGTCTATCCTGAAAAAACAAAGCACCGCTCATAGTTAATAGGTGGTTTCTTCCAAACCCATGCCAATTTTGTGGGTAAGTTATCCTTACACATGTGTCATCATCTCAGCcattgatcaaacaaattttcaaCCTCTCATTAATTAATGTAATGTAAAAGTCAAAGCTCATAATGAATGTATAGGATGAATATGCTACATTGTAATGTATGAGTAGTTGTTATATATTGATACTGTATAATGTATTGGGAAAAATTTACAATTAAAATTTCTACACTCTAAATTGATTTCTTAACACTAAAGACCTTCCTTTTGTTCTTCAAGTTCAACATGCATTTCTGAGAAAAAGAAGACACATAGGCATTAGTGACCCAACCCTCATTTTTTGGCCTTCGTTCTATACTCTCCAACATGTTATTCAACCCCAGGACCTAGGCACATAACCACTGACCCAACCCTcttcgttttctatttttcaCTTCAACCACAGGTTCATTCTGTTATCTGTGGTTGCGGGAGCCATCACTGGAACTCTGTGGTTGCGAGAGCCATCACTTGAACTCTGTTTCCATCGGTTGGGCTCCGCTGTCGACTTAGGTGACGCCGAAGGATGACCTCTGTGTGCTTGCATGTTGTGAATTTTGTGAACCTAGTAGGTTTACATCTGATCACGAAGAAGCTGTTGCAGGTGGAAGGGGTTTACCATCCCCATTTCTCAGCCGGCTACGAATCACATGCGGGTGTTTAATTAAGATTGTCTCCCTCCAGAAGTTCAGTTCTTTACTCATTGGATTTCAAGCTTCGGTTGTCATCAAGGTATCtccgtttcaatttttttttaataatggaggttagtttaattttaatggaaGTCTCTGTCTTTTAAACATTTCTCTGTTTATGGTGTTGGGTTTGAGTTCTGGAATTAGGATTTTAATTCACATTTGCCAGTTGTATGCTGTGGCTAGGTTTGGGGCATTGAAATTAAAACGTTATACTTGACTCTTTAACAGTTGGCTTAGGTTAAGTAGACTTGGTTCCGGTGACTGTGGTTTTTTTTTAGTAGTTTAAGTTAGCTTTATGTAGTTGCTGCCATTGGTTCTGTTTATTCACATTTTGTTTCACCAACCTGGAATTTGGCAGGGGTAAAATTATGTCCAAAAACGAGGATGatgtgaagaatgattttgataatGATTTGGGTGATGATTTCGATTATCAACCGAATGCAGAAGATGATGCTGAAGACGACGATGTGGATTCACTGGATTCTACTAGCAAGAGTGAAGAAGTTTGTGGTGTAAAAAGAATAGGATTTAATGGTGGAGGATATTTGGAACCTGGAGTTTAGGACAGAGGATGAGGCTTGCCAATTTTATAATGCTTATTCTTGTTGGCATGGATTTGTAATGAGGAAGGACGACGTGGTTAGGGATAATCAAGGTAGAATCATTAGCAGGCAACTTGTTTGCAATAAGGAGGGCTGGAGGAATATGAGGTATCTTGATCTGGATGATAGATCAAGGGAGGCAAGGTCACTAACGCGAACTAAGTGTCCAACTCGGCTTAGGGTAAAGCTTGACTACGGCTGCGGTAGATGGAAGGtaacatgttttgttgaatctcacAACCACGATCTGACGCCACCCCAATTTGCGCATTTGGTTCCAGCCAATCGTCGTCTCACTGTCACTGATAAAGTCCAAGTggaaaatcttcataattttggtGTCAAGACCTGCCATATTATGGGGTATATTGTGTTCCAGAAGGGTGGATATCGTCATGCTGGCTTCACACGCAAAGATTTGTACAACCACATTGATCGTTATCATCGGTCAAAGGTTAAAAATGGGGATGCCAATGCGGCAATAAACTATTTGATTGGCAAGTCAAACAACGATCCGCTGTTCTTTGGAAAGTATACGTTCACTAGTGATGAAAGGCTCGAGCATATTTTTTAGGCAGATGGACAGTCAATTATCAACTATCACTGCTTTGGAGATATTGTTGCCTTTGATTCAACCTACAAGAAGAATAAATACAACAAGCCTTTGGTCATTTTCTCCGGATGCAATCATCACAGGCAGACTGTTATCTTTGGCTCCGGCCTACTATCCGATGAAACCACAGAGACGTATAAGTAGTTGTTGGAAACCTTTGTTGAAGCGATGGGTGAGAAAAGTCCTAAAGCAGTAATAACTGACGGAGACCTTGCAATGCGAGATGCAATCAAGAATGTTCTTCCTAATGCGACCCATCGGTTATGCGGATGGCATCTGCAGAGAAATGCATGTGAAAATATAAAGAATCCTAATTTCCTGCGCAATTTTAAGGGTCTTATATACGACAACAACGACCACAGAGACTTTGATCGGAGATGGGAAGCCATTTTGGATAAGCACAACCTTGTTAGGAGTACCTGGATGGAAAAAACGTATGAAACTCGTTCGATGTGGTCCCATTGTTTCCTCCGGGATAAGTTTTTTGGTTACATAAGGATGACATCACAGTGCGAAGGTATAAATTCTCTCATCAGCTTTTATGTTAATCGCAAGAACACCCTCATTAACTTCATGCATAACCTGGATAGGGCCTTAAAGGAGTATAGAAACAACGAATTAATCGCTGACTTTAAGTCTCAGTGCTCAGAACCAGTGATGATTACCTCGTTGGAGGTATATGAAAGATCTGCATCATGTTATTTCACTCGAAACATTTTTAAGGAAATTCGTAATGCGATTCAGAGGGCAGGGGCTTTGAATATCAAGGTACTAAGCACAACATTGGACAAGGTCGAGTTCAGTGTGACTGCTCTCGGAGACCCGGCCAAAGATCGACGGGTGGAAGTCGATAGAGGTAAGAATCTGTTCTCGTGCTCGTGCAAGCTGTTTGAATCACGTGGTATTCCCTGTAGTCATGTCTTCTGTGCCATGAAGTTCGAAAACATACTTGAGTTTCCAGATTCGTTGATCTACAAAAGGTGGACAAAGAATGCAAAGAACGAATTTATTAGCACACAAATGCCTGTGAATGATGACGTCGAAAGGGTCTTAAAGTTTCGAATTGGTAGATTGGCATCGAATTGCAACAAGCTCTGTGATATTGCTTGCAAGGATGTTGCATACTTTGATGAAGTCCAATCTGAACTTGTCAACTTAATTATCCGCCTGCAGTCACGCAAACAAGGAAACTCAATGCCTAATGTTAACGTGGAAGGCATCAACGATCCCTTTGTTGTGAAAAGTAAAGGAGCCCCTTCCAAGAGGTCTTCTTGGAGGAAGAAGAGAGCATGCTCTAATTGCCATAAGTACGGTCATTACTACAAGCGCTGTCCAGAACTGATGCAGCATAGTGTGGAAGGTAACCCCCGCGATCGATCAGACGGCAATGCATTAGCCAGGGACTCAGGTTTTAGTCCAGAAAGGTTTGCTAATTCTTCGAGGTCGTTCTCAGTTAAGTCCGAAAATCACTCAGGACCTAAGACCAAGGTACGATTTGTTTATTCTAACTACGCTAATGCTGTGAAAATCTTCTTCGGTAGGGTGTCCCTTTAAAAACCATTAAACTATGTGAATGTTCCTATGTTTGCGCAGCCTTTTAAAAATGCTGGAACAAGGAAGTTTACGGCGACAGGTATGAGGAACTGGAAGGGTAAAGACAACACTTTTGTTGAGGTAATTTTTGTGAATGTAAACCTCTAATATCTGTGATATGAACTGGGTAAATTAATGAAGATCTCcttcttcttgtttaaaaaaaattataaaacagcGGAACCTCAATGAAAGCAGTGAATCCATTGACATCGCATCCATGAATggatttttcaacaaaaatctCTATTCGTTAACAAAGGTGCGATGCGTAAAACTCCTGTTAACCACTTTGCGATGAATGACCGTTACGCTTTTATGCATGATTATGGTTTCTTATTGGGGATTATGATGTCATAACCAGGTGAAGGAGTCACAGGAGGACAAGGGACATTCATTCACAAACTATGAATGCGTTAATGATGTCATGGATGAAAAATATGACACACCACATGTGCAGATTGATGTCCGAGATCCATCACTATCGTCAATGCCTTGTGGCAATAAACAAGGATCGTACATGGCATTGTTCGCATCGATGCATAGGACACTTTGACCAATTGGAAGAATTAGTCTTATGAATTTTGTGCAACCCAAATATTTGGTTCTATAAGCATGATTAGTCCTGATTTACTGACTGCAATGTATTTGGCATTGCTTGGTATTAAGGAGTATTAACCTGTTGTTATTTACGTTAACTGTGAATATGTCTATTATGATGATAATTATCTTCAAGAATATTTACATCTTTTGCTTACATTGCTGTATTCTAGCATCAGTTAATTGTGGTTGAATTTTGGGTAAGGAGTTGCTACCATTGTGATTATGCAATACAGTTGATCAATTAGAATtgtgttaattgatttttttccCCACTTAGTGCATTAGGATGATAATCATgttcaataatatgtatgtatTTTGCTTACATTGCTGTATTTTAGCTGCAGCTAATTGTGGTTGCATTTGGTGTAAGGACTTCCTACAATTGTGATTATGCAATACAGTTGATAAATCAGAGTTGTGTTAATGGATTTTTTTCCTACTTAGTGTAGTTGATTTACCAACCAAATTCTTAGATTTCATGGGTCGTATGCTCCAGGGTTGAATTGTTCATCGATGGTTGTACCAATGTTGTGTTACCTATGTTGTTTTACTTTCAGGTTGTGAATCTATTTTGTTATTATGGATTTCCTATTTTCGTCGGAAATTTTGTTTAGGGGAAGTGGCGCCCTGTATATGAAAACAGTTTCAAATATAGTGGGCGTTTCTTGTACCGTTTTAGCCGATTCGTTATTTGTCATGAATCTGTTATATATAAAGCAAAAAACATAAACACAAAcacatttatatttgagcatatcATACTTTTGATTATTAGGAACAATAACATTTTGAAGATGCTAATCTTAGATACTGACAGAAGATAACATTAGGAACAATAATACTTTGAAACCCTGCGGACATTTCCTTTAAGTTTAACATTAGCAAATCTTTCTATGTTTTCAGCTATTTGCCTACAGCATGACTTTGATAGGCAGGGTTTTGCTTCCTGGGATTTCTGCCTGAACGTTTCCAAAATATTTTCATCTGTCATATGTAACATTGTAGACTATTATTACctgatattaaaaattaataaacaatCACTGTAACAAAAGTATATGTGAAGACATTTCAAGAAAGCAAAGACTGTAATCATTATAATTACTTGATTCATACATCCATCTGATCATGCAACTCAGCCATGTTGTCACCCAAAACCCACAGTCGCCTCTTAAAAAAAAAGTTCAAATCAATTTACACACCACATTCTCTCTCATTGTATTGTCTTAAATAGAAACCGGAAAGGGCTATCAAAACCTATGGCATAGAAAGTTTTAGCGGAGATGGAATGAATGTATGGGATGCCTTGAATGTAAAATGTAGCAAGAAAGAAGATGATAGTATTTGGTTGAATGCACTCCAAAATGGACTTGTAGAGTTATTCGAATAAAAGTAAGTGTATTTTGTGATTCTAGAATACAAAGGAAGAGCTAGATTTAAGTTCTTGGTGATCCGTTTGATTGCCTCAGAGATAGAATACTCAAGTTTCAGAAGTTTCTATAATGCTCATCCCCATATGAATCGGAAAATTATTTCCCACATGGTTATGATCGTCACCATGGAAATTTGTCAAACTCGAATATTCAATTTCCGATTCACTCGAACGCCTCACTAAGATCCTAAATCTAGGTTCTCATTCATATTCTAAAACCACGAAATACCCAAGTTTTAATTCCAATCACTACACAAATCTGGACCAGCATTCACACAACCAAGCACTACCATCTCCCTCCTTCCCCATGTTACGTTTATCCCATACAAGACGACTGAAAATGCATTTGTCATACAAGTTTTTTTATCGATTTTGAAAACCCAACAATTATTCATTTTGATATGAACTATATACATAAAATTTATCTATTCCGTTACTAACCGATTTGTGAGAGGGCGTCGCCGTATCAATCTGACATACAGGACGCGTACCTCCAACTCCGGCTCCTTCTCATGCATGTAGATGAGAATGTGTCAGAATAACTTCCATTAATAAGTTAGAGTGTTAATTAATACTAAGCTACTAGCAGCATAACAAAATCAGTTGCTAGTTTGTCATTCGTAATGAAGGTCATAGACAACCGTTACATCCGATATCGTTGGAACTACCAAccggaaataaaataaaaggaaaatggaGCATGAAAGAAGATATCAGTGTTTGGTTGAATGAAGGTTGGCACAGAATTCATGAGTTGCTAGAATTAAAGCATGAATATTTTGTGGTTTTTAAGTGTAACAGTTAATCCAAACTCAAATTCATGGTGATTCGTTCTAGTACCTCAGAGATCGATTATTCAAGTTTGAGAAATTTTCATACCAATCGCCACCGTTCGAATCGGAAAATCATTTCCCACACAGCAATGATCGTCATGGAAAGTACTCAAACTCGAATAATCGACCTCTGAGTCACCCCAATGGATCACAACGAATTTAAACTAGGATTTTTCGTAACACGTACATACCACAAAATACACAAACTTTAATCCCTGTAACTCGAGAACTCTATACCAAACCCTCATTCA
Coding sequences:
- the LOC112733595 gene encoding mitogen-activated protein kinase homolog MMK1, which gives rise to MEGGAAPPADAVMSDAAPPPQDHQQQHQQPAAPTGVENIPATLSHGGRFIQYNIFGNIFEVTAKYKPPIMPIGKGAYGIVCSALNSETNEHVAIKKIANAFDNKIDAKRTLREIKLLRHMDHENVVAIRDIVPPPQREAFNDVYIAYELMDTDLHQIIRSNQALSEEHCQYFLYQILRGLKYIHSANVLHRDLKPSNLLLNANCDLKICDFGLARVTSETDFMTEYVVTRWYRAPELLLNSSDYTAAIDVWSVGCIFMELMDRKPLFPGRDHVHQLRLLMELIGTPSEADLGFLNENAKRYIRQLPLYRRQSFQEKFPQVHPAAIDLVEKMLTFDPRQRITVEDALAHPYLTSLHDISDEPVCMTPFNFDFEQHALTEEQMKELIYREALAFNPEYQ